In Solanum lycopersicum chromosome 5, SLM_r2.1, the following are encoded in one genomic region:
- the LOC101249551 gene encoding lysM domain receptor-like kinase 3: MCKSKKKLTTQVMEPKQKPRRSSSSKSPAAAKKLSLNDHDHDHQSSLSTSQNLISPNGSTESFILNNLKNSQSWASSKSSRHSLTSLKGVLFPEQPHIYNFTEIRSATQNFLKDPFSSSSTSTSWRCLLRGQEMVVIQRKFRRPMETDELVDQVAMICRSHHSSLIPLKGASVSGNYIYLVYEYTQGVNLSEALRNRRNPNFTVLSNWISRIQIASDIAHGLDYIHHSTGLGLGFVHNHIKSTSIIVTEPSFHAKICHFGTAELCGETPTEIQDSDSEIKPKKSPELKKCGSKGLKFEGTRGYMAPEFQWTGMATVKSDVYAFGVVVLELISGKEAVKYEFDEGTGGYVRVSVIETAVKASEDDGAGLRGWVDKRLKDSYPVEVAEKLVRIGLECVETNPKNRPDMGRVAGRVSQLYLESKTWAEQFAPLTDFTVSLAPR, encoded by the coding sequence ATGTGTAAATCCAAGAAGAAATTAACCACTCAAGTTATGGAACCGAAACAGAAACCAAgaagatcttcttcttcaaaatcacCCGCGGCTGCAAAAAAGTTGTCTTTGAATGATCATGATCATGATCATCAGTCGTCATTATCTACAAGCCAGAATTTGATATCCCCAAATGGATCAACAGAGAGTTTCATACTCAACAATTTGAAAAACTCACAATCATGGGCTTCTTCGAAATCAAGTCGTCattcattaacaagccttaaaggaGTATTATTTCCAGAACAACCTCATATATACAATTTCACAGAAATTCGTTCAGCTACCCAGAATTTCTTAAAGGATCCATTTTCGTCTTCATCTACATCGACTTCGTGGCGTTGTCTTCTTCGTGGTCAAGAGATGGTTGTAATACAGAGAAAATTCAGACGACCTATGGAAACTGATGAGCTAGTGGATCAAGTTGCAATGATTTGCAGAAGTCACCATTCTAGCTTAATTCCACTCAAAGGAGCTTCAGTTTCtggaaattatatatatttggtgTATGAATATACACAAGGAGTTAATCTATCGGAAGCTTTGAGAAATCGAAGAAACCCTAATTTTACTGTTCTTTCGAATTGGATATCGAGGATTCAAATTGCTTCGGATATAGCTCATGGTTTGGACTACATTCATCATTCAACTGGGTTAGGTTTAGGATTTGTACATAATCACATCAAAAGCACGAGTATTATTGTTACTGAACCTTCGTTTCATGCGAAGATCTGTCATTTCGGTACGGCGGAGCTTTGCGGGGAAACTCCGACTGAAATCCAGGATTCGGATAGTGAAATCAAGCCGAAAAAATCACCGGAATTGAAGAAATGTGGAAGTAAAGGTTTGAAGTTTGAAGGTACGAGAGGATACATGGCGCCGGAGTTTCAGTGGACGGGAATGGCGACGGTGAAGAGTGACGTGTATGCTTTTGGTGTGGTGGTTCTGGAGTTGATTTCCGGGAAGGAGGCAGTGAAATACGAATTTGATGAGGGAACTGGTGGATATGTTAGGGTTTCGGTGATCGAGACGGCGGTAAAAGCGTCGGAGGACGACGGCGCAGGGCTGAGGGGTTGGGTGGATAAGCGGTTGAAGGATTCGTACCCGGTGGAGGTGGCGGAGAAATTAGTTCGGATCGGGTTGGAATGTGTGGAGACTAACCCGAAAAACAGACCGGATATGGGTCGGGTTGCGGGTCGGGTTTCGCAACTGTATTTGGAATCAAAGACTTGGGCCGAGCAGTTTGCTCCGCTTACTGACTTTACTGTTTCTTTAGCACCtcgttaa
- the LOC101249268 gene encoding N6-adenosine-methyltransferase non-catalytic subunit MTB-like, producing MASPERRRSYLKQDDPNLKLEDDWEGDDKRKYRSSKSRPGNSEEAEGLDSNGRRRSTLERNESRKRSVGSSIADIDEDDYEAENDLRSKLTKKKQGENTLETLSNWYRDGELGGKYDNGDKTGDRGQILANEGVRRKSTSRFSDGDGSQTRNKGNNEKLHGGDSGNALERDSRHLERKDSTTERGHVLLDSLEESNRDKNGKYPESDERKIDCDRSKKGRSYAIEEDRGGAFSIRDDKLSIERFEEHRQRKGATSHDIAENRDRSAAAGDDGGSRVRERTRRELDSSDRSRTPEKDGRRHYNLESVEMEYEKRDTFRRKEQEKDGARDDKSKGRDDGRSDRNRFRDGSKDGWKRRQGNFVDKEIKEGETSYEHGREWEMPRRGWIDNERPRSGGRKDGNRTEALKTSSKYGISNENYDVIEIQTRPFDYDKEKAISAVARTTEFNQNFDARLLPDDDNNAFPRDDRGRNMNWSGQSAQDIKNTSGDGSYRDETESRPQKGDASVRSALGQTSNSASEPPYGNQEPSSFNRDVPMGSKGSRVGRGGRGRPTGRDGHQFGPPMPMMGSPFGPLGMPSPGTLQSLAPNMSPAPGPLPGVFIPPFSPPVVWPGARGLEMNMLGVPPGLSPVLPGTGFPPNLGNPMYFNQSGPGRGTPPNMSGPNFNGLIPGGRGQVKDKANAGWVPPRTNAPPGKAPSRGEQNDYSQNFVDTGTRPQNFIRELELTSVVEDYPKLRELIQRKDEIVVNSSSPPMYFKCDLLEHELSPDFFGTKFDVILIDPPWEEYVHRAPGVTDHMEYWTFEEIMNLKIEAIADTPSFVFLWVGDGVGLEQGRQCLKKWGFRRCEDICWVKTNKTNATPGLRHDSHTLFQHTKEHCLLGIKGTVRRSTDGHIIHANIDTDVIIAEEPPYGSTVKPEDMYRIIEHFALGRRRLELFGEDHNIRSGWLTVGKGLSSSNFSAETYVRNFADRDGKVWQGGGGRNPPPGAAHLVITTPEIESLRPKSPMKNQQQQTASISVMTTNSSNKRPAGNSPQNSQNVNQEASSSNNPNAGPWVPSMESFQGGHVISDNNMYGYNTAFTQNNTESSDYESHNAMNLF from the exons ATGGCTTCCCCTGAACGACGAAGGAGTTATCTCAAACAGGATGACCCTAACTTAAAGCTTGAAGATGACTGGGAAGGGGATGATAAGAGAAAATACAGGTCAAGTAAGTCAAGGCCTGGCAACAGTGAAGAAGCTGAAGGTTTAGATAGTAATGGAAGAAGGAGAAGTACATTGGAAAGAAATGAGAGTCGGAAAAGATCAGTAGGATCAAGTATAGCTGATATTGATGAGGATGACTATGAGGCTGAAAACGACTTGCGGTCCAAAttgacaaagaagaaacagGGTGAGAATACATTGGAGACATTGAGCAATTGGTATCGGGATGGAGAACTTGGGGGAAAGTATGATAATGGAGATAAAACAGGGGATAGAGGACAAATCCTAGCTAATGAGGGTGTCAGAAGGAAATCAACTTCCAGGTTTTCTGATGGTGATGGTTCTCAGACTAGAAATAAAGGTAATAATGAGAAGCTACATGGTGGGGACTCTGGAAATGCACTGGAAAGGGATTCTAGacatttggaaagaaaggacaGTACCACAGAAAGGGGTCATGTGTTGTTAGATAGCCTTGAAGAGTCGAATAGAGACAAGAATGGTAAATACCCAGAAAGTGATGAGAGAAAAATTGACTGTGATAGGAGTAAGAAAGGCAGGTCGTATGCTATAGAGGAAGACAGAGGAGGAGCATTTTCTATACGGGACGATAAATTGAGCATAGAGAGATTTGAGGAGCATAGACAGCGAAAAGGTGCCACAAGTCATGACATTGCGGAAAACCGTGATAGGTCTGCAGCCGCAGGTGATGACGGTGGCTCACGGGTGCGAGAGAGAACTAGGAGAGAGTTGGACTCCTCTGATAGGTCCAGGACACCTGAGAAGGATGGAAGACGCCATTACAATTTAGAAAGCGTTGAGATGGAATATGAAAAAAGAGATACTTTCAGGaggaaagaacaagaaaaagatggtgcgagagatgataaatcaaaaggaaggGATGATGGCAGGAGCGATAGAAACAGGTTTAGGGATGGGTCCAAAGATGGGTGGAAAAGAAGGCAAGGGAACTTTGTTGACAAGGAAATAAAAGAAGGTGAGACATCTTATGAACATGGAAGAGAGTGGGAAATGCCCCGACGTGGGTGGATTGACAATGAAAGGCCTCGTTCTGGTGGTAGAAAAGATGGAAATAGGACAGAAGCTTTGAAAACTTCATCAAAATATGgaatttcaaatgaaaattatGATGTCATAGAGATCCAAACCAGGCCGTTTGACTATGATAAGGAGAAGGCCATATCTGCCGTAGCAAGAACAACTGAATTTAATCAGAATTTTGATGCAAGATTGCTTCCGGATGACGATAACAATGCCTTTCCTAGGGATGACAGGGGAAGAAACATGAATTGGTCAGGCCAATCTGCTCAAGATATAAAGAATACATCAGGTGATGGTTCATATAGGGATGAAACTGAATCAAGGCCCCAGAAAGGAGACGCATCTGTTCGATCTGCCTTGGGCCAAACTTCCAATAGTGCTTCAGAACCTCCATATGGAAACCAGGAACCATCGTCCTTCAATAGAGATGTTCCAATGGGTTCTAAAGGAAGTAGGGTTGGGAGAGGAGGAAGAGGGAGGCCCACAGGAAGAGATGGCCACCAGTTCGGACCTCCAATGCCAATGATGGGATCACCTTTTGGACCacttggaatgccatcacctGGAACTTTGCAGTCTTTAGCTCCTAACATGTCACCTGCTCCAGGTCCACTCCCTGGTGTTTTCATTCCTCCATTTTCACCTCCTGTGGTTTGGCCTGGAGCCCGAGGTCTTGAGATGAATATGCTAGGTGTTCCACCTGGACTCTCACCTGTGCTTCCTGGGACTGGATTTCCTCCTAATTTGGGGAATCCAATGTATTTTAATCAATCAGGCCCTGGAAGAGGGACACCGCCAAATATGTCTGGTCCAAATTTTAATGGCCTAATACCAGGAGGTCGTGGACAGGTTAAAGATAAAGCTAATGCTGGCTGGGTGCCTCCTCGAACTAATGCCCCACCTGGAAAAGCTCCTTCTAGGGGTGAGCAGAATGACTACTCCCAAAATTTTGTAGACACTGGCACGAGGCCTCAAAATTTTATCAGGGAACTAGAACTTACCAGTGTTGTTGAGGACTATCCCAAGCTTCGAGAACTTATTCAAAGGAAGGATGAGATTGTTGTCAATTCTTCTTCGCCTCCCATGTATTTCAAATGCGACTTGCTTGAGCATGAGCTGTCACCAGATTTTTTTGGGACCaaatttgatgtaattctaATAGACCCCCCATGGGAAGAATATGTTCATCGAGCTCCTGGTGTCACTGACCATATGGAGTACTGGACGTTTGAGGAAATAATGAATCTCAAAATTGAG GCAATTGCTGACACTCCATCATTCGTTTTTCTTTGGGTTGGTGATGGTGTGGGGCTTGAGCAAGGAAGGCAATGTCTGAAGAAG TGGGGATTCCGCAGATGTGAGGACATATGTTGGGtgaaaacaaataaaaccaATGCTACTCCAGGATTACGGCATGATTCCCATACTTTATTTCAGCATACAAAG GAACACTGCCTTTTGGGCATAAAAGGAACTGTTCGTCGTAGTACCGATGGGCATATAATTCATGCAAATATTGACACAGATGTGATTATTGCTGAGGAACCTCCTTATG GATCAACTGTAAAGCCTGAAGATATGTACCGCATAATTGAACATTTTGCGCTTGGCCGGAGAAGGCTTGAACTCTTTGGTGAAGACCATAATATTCGATCTGGCTGGTTGACTGTTGGTAAAGGATTATCTTCATCGAACTTCAGTGCAGAG ACCTATGTTCGGAATTTTGCCGATAGGGATGGTAAAGTCTGGCAGGGTGGTGGAGGAAGGAATCCACCACCAGGCGCCGCACATCTTGTTATTACAACACCTGAAATAGAGTCTCTTCGTCCTAAGTCACCCATGAAGAATCAGCAGCAACAGACAGCATCTATATCTGTGATGACAACAAACTCTTCCAACAAGAGACCAGCCGGTAACTCACCCCAGAATTCGCAAAACGTGAACCAAGAAGCCTCTAGCTCTAACAACCCGAATGCAGGCCCTTGGGTTCCATCGATGGAGAGTTTTCAAGGTGGACATGTGATTTCGGATAACAATATGTATGGGTATAACACAGCCTTTACACAGAACAACACTGAAAGTTCAGACTATGAATCTCATAATGCAATGAATTTATTCTAG
- the LOC101248677 gene encoding calreticulin-3 has translation MALSKNEKRKSLLLVSSLESFLLVLLLFSIITSSLSEIFFEEQFDDDWQSRWVKSDWKRSEGKAGSFKHTAGKWAGDPDDKGIQTSTDAKHFAISAKIPEFSNKNRTLVVQYSIKLEQDIECGGGYIKLLSGYVNQKKFGGDTPYSMMFGPDICGTQTKKLHVILSYQGQNYPIKKDLQCETDKLTHFYTFILRPDASYSIWIDGRERDSGSMYTDWDIFPPRKIKDVNAKKPADWDDREYIEDPNEVKPEGYESIPKEIPNPKAKKPDHWDDEEDGIWRPPKIPNPAYKGPWKRKKVKNPNYKGKWKTPWIDNPEFEDDPDLYVLKPIKYVGIEVWQVKAGSLFDNILICDDPDYAKKVIEEVFANRETEKEAFEEAEKVRKAKEEEEAQRAREEGERRRRERDRDRGRDRHRDRNKRRYRRDYDDDYHDEL, from the exons ATGGCTCTTTCcaagaatgaaaaaagaaaaagtctaCTACTAGTCTCCTCACTTGAATCATTTCTACTAGTTTTGTTACTGTTTTCAATTATTACATCTTCATTATCTGAGATCTTCTTTGAAGAACAATTTGATG ATGATTGGCAGAGCAGATGGGTGAAGTCTGACTGGAAAAGGAGTGAAGGGAAAGCAGGCTCCTTTAAGCATACAGCTGGGAAATGGGCTGGTGATCCTGATGATAAAG gTATTCAGACGTCAACCGATGCCAAACATTTCGCCATCTCTGCTAAGATACCAGAATTTAGCAACAAGAATAGAACATTGGTTGTACAGTACTCTATAAAGCTTGAGCAAGACATTGAATGTGGTGGAGGTTACATAAAGCTTCTCTCTGGATATGTCAACCAGAAGAAGTTCGGGGGAGATACTCCTTACAG TATGATGTTTGGACCGGATATCTGTGGTACACAGACGAAGAAACTTCATGTTATACTTTCCTACCAAGGCCAGAATTATCCAATCAAAAAGGATCTGCAATGTGAGACAGACAAGTTAACCCATTTCTACACATTCATTCTTAGACCTGATGCATCATACAGCATCTGGATAGATGGCCGAGAGAGGGATTCTGGAAGCATGTATACAGACTGGGATATCTTTCCCCCTCGAAAAATTAAAGATGTAAATGCGAAAAAG CCTGCAGATTGGGATGATAGAGAATATATAGAGGATCCAAACGAGGTCAAACCAGAG GGATATGAATCTATTCCAAAAGAGATCCCTAACCCAAAAGCTAAAAAG CCTGATCACTGGGATGATGAAGAGGATGGCATCTGGAGACCACCAAAAATTCCTAACCCAGCATATAAGGGTCCATGGAAACGGAAG AAAGTGAAGAACCCTAACTATAAAGGTAAATGGAAGACCCCTTGGATCGATAATCCAG AATTTGAAGATGATCCTGATCTCTATGTGTTGAAGCCTATCAAATATGTTGGAATCGAAGTTTGGCAG GTGAAGGCAGGTTCTCTATTTGACAACATACTGATATGTGATGACCCTGATTATGCAAAGAAAGTGATTGAGGAAGTCTTTGCTAATAGGGAG ACTGAAAAGGAGGCTTTTGAGGAGGCAGAGAAAGTGAGAAAAGCAAAAGAGGAAGAG GAAGCCCAAAGAGCAAGAGAAGAAGGTGAAAGGAGGAGAAGAGAAAGAGATAGAGATAGGGGTAGGGACAGGCACAGAGATAGAAACAAGAGG CGCTATCGCCgtgattatgatgatgactatCAT GATGAACTTTGA
- the LOC101248975 gene encoding N6-adenosine-methyltransferase non-catalytic subunit MTB, with protein sequence MTSPERVRSYPKQDDTDLKLDDDWEGDDKRKCRSSNPRSGNSEEAEGLDSNGRRRSTVDRNESRKRSGGSSKTDIDEDDYEGNDLRSKLMKKKQGENTLETLSNWYRDGELGGKYDNGDRAGDRGQFLANESVRRKSTSRFSDGDGSQTRNQGKNEKLLGGDSENATERDSRRLERKDSTKEKDNVQLDSLKNSNGDKNNTYPESSEIKTDSDRSKKVRLYAIGEDNGGTSSIREDKLSLERVEEHRQIRSATTHHTAESHERSMVAGDDGGSLVRERKRREMDSSDRSRTPERSGRRRYDSESVEMEYEKRDTFRRKEQEKDGVRDDKSKGRDDGRSDRNRIRDGSKDGWKRRQGSFVDKEMKEGETPYEHGREWEIPRRGWIDNERPRSGGRKDGNRTEALKTSSKYGISNDNYDVIEIQTRPFDYGREEAISSAARTTEVNQSSDAKSLPDDENYAREGRGRNMNWSGQSGPDLRDTSGDSSNKDETEARGQKGDASIQSAWGQTSSSEPSYVNQEPPSFNRSVPIGSKGGRVGRGGRGRPTGRDVHQFGPPMPMMGSPFGPLGMPSPGSVQSLAPNMSPAPGPPMSPFIPPFSSPLVWPGARGVEMNMLGVPPGLPPVLPGPGFPPNLGNLPNHAMYFNQLGPGRGTPPSMSGSNFNALIPGGRGQVKDKANAGWVPSRTNAPPGKAPSRGEQNDYSQNFVDTGTRPQNFIRELELTSVIEDYPKLRELIQRKDEIVVKSSSSPMYYKCDLHEQELSPEFFGTKFDVILIDPPWEEYVHRAPGVTDHMAYWTFEEIMNLKIEAIADTPSFVFLWVGDGVGLEQGRQCLKKWGFRRCEDICWVKTNKTTATPGLRHDSHTLLQHTKEHCLLGIKGTVRRSTDGHIIHANIDTDVIIAEEPPYGSSAKPEDMYRIIEHFALGRRRLELFGEDHNIRSGWLTVGNGLSSSNFSAEAYVRNFADRDGKVWQGGGGRNPPPDAPHLVVTTPEIEALRPKSPMKNQQHQSSSISMTTNNTSNKRATGNSPQNNTNSQNPIQETSSSNNPNSGPWAPPMEIFPGREDGHMISDNRLFDMYGYNAAFRQTNSEFL encoded by the exons ATGACTTCCCCTGAACGAGTAAGGAGTTACCCGAAACAGGACGACACAGACTTAAAGTTGGACGATGACTGGGAAGGGGATGATAAGAGAAAATGCAGGTCAAGTAATCCAAGGTCTGGCAACAGTGAAGAAGCTGAAGGTTTAGATAGTAATGGAAGAAGGAGAAGTACTGTGGACAGAAATGAGAGTCGGAAAAGATCAGGTGGATCAAGCAAAACTGATATTGATGAGGATGACTATGAGGGAAACGACTTGCGATCcaaattgatgaagaagaagcaGGGGGAGAATACATTGGAGACGTTGAGCAATTGGTATCGGGATGGAGAACTTGGGGGCAAGTATGATAATGGAGACAGAGCTGGGGATAGAGGACAATTCCTAGCTAATGAGAGTGTCCGAAGGAAATCAACTTCAAGGTTTTCTGATGGTGATGGTTCCCAGACAAGGAATCAAGGTAAAAATGAAAAGCTACTTGGTGGGGACTCTGAAAATGCAACGGAAAGGGACTCTAGACGTTTGGAAAGGAAGGATAGCACCAAAGAAAAGGATAATGTGCAGTTGGATAGCCTTAAAAATTCAAACGGAGACAAAAATAATACGTACCCGGAAAGTAGCGAGATAAAAACTGACTCTGACAGGAGTAAGAAAGTCAGGTTGTATGCTATAGGGGAAGACAATGGCGGAACATCTTCTATACGAGAAGATAAGTTGAGCCTAGAAAGAGTTGAGGAGCATAGACAGATAAGAAGTGCCACAACTCATCACACGGCTGAAAGTCATGAAAGGTCTATGGTAGCAGGTGATGACGGCGGCTCATTGGTGCGAGAAAGAAAAAGGAGAGAGATGGATTCCTCTGATAGGTCCAGAACACCTGAGAGAAGTGGAAGGCGCCGTTACGACTCAGAAAGCGTTGAGATGGAATATGAAAAACGAGATACCTTCAGGaggaaagaacaagaaaaagatggtgtgagagatgataaatcaaaaggaaggGATGACGGCAGGAGTGATAGAAACAGAATTCGGGATGGTTCCAAAGATGGGTGGAAAAGAAGGCAAGGGAGCTTTGTTGACAAGGAAATGAAAGAAGGCGAGACACCTTACGAACATGGCAGAGAGTGGGAAATACCCAGACGTGGTTGGATTGACAATGAAAGGCCTCGTTCTGGTGGTAGAAAAGATGGAAATAGGACTGAAGCCTTGAAAACTTCATCAAAATATGGAATTTCAAATGACAATTATGATGTCATAGAGATCCAAACAAGGCCATTTGACTATGGTAGGGAGGAGGCCATATCTTCTGCAGCAAGAACAACTGAAGTTAATCAGAGTTCTGATGCAAAATCACTTCCAGATGATGAGAACTATGCCAGGGAAGGCAGGGGAAGAAACATGAATTGGTCAGGCCAATCTGGTCCAGATTTAAGGGATACATCAGGTGACAGTTCAAATAAGGATGAGACTGAAGCAAGGGGTCAGAAAGGAGATGCATCTATTCAATCTGCCTGGGGCCAAACTTCCAGTTCAGAACCTTCATATGTAAACCAGGAACCGCCTTCCTTCAATAGATCTGTCCCAATAGGTTCTAAAGGAGGTAGGGTTGGTAGAGGAGGAAGAGGGAGGCCTACAGGAAGGGATGTCCACCAATTCGGACCTCCAATGCCAATGATGGGATCACCTTTTGGACCACTTGGAATGCCGTCGCCTGGATCTGTGCAATCTTTAGCTCCTAATATGTCACCTGCTCCAGGTCCACCTATGTCCCCTTTCATTCCTCCGTTTTCATCTCCTCTGGTTTGGCCTGGAGCCCGAGGTGTTGAGATGAATATGCTAGGTGTTCCACCTGGACTTCCACCTGTTCTGCCGGGACCTGGATTTCCCCCTAATTTGGGGAATCTGCCAAATCATGCAATGTATTTTAATCAACTAGGCCCTGGAAGAGGGACACCACCTAGCATGTCTGGTTCAAATTTTAATGCACTAATACCAGGAGGTCGTGGACAGGTTAAAGATAAAGCTAATGCAGGTTGGGTGCCTTCTCGAACTAATGCGCCACCTGGAAAAGCTCCTTCTAGGGGTGAGCAGAATGATTATTCCCAAAATTTTGTAGACACTGGCACGAGGCCTCAAAATTTCATCAGGGAACTAGAGCTTACTAGTGTTATTGAGGACTATCCCAAGCTTCGAGAACTTATTCAAAGGAAGGATGAGATTGTTGTCAAATCTTCTTCATCTCCCATGTATTACAAATGTGACCTGCATGAGCAGGAGCTCTCCCCGGAGTTCTTTGGGACCAAATTTGATGTCATTCTGATTGATCCCCCTTGGGAGGAATATGTTCATCGAGCTCCTGGTGTCACTGACCATATGGCATACTGGACATTTGAGGAAATAATGAATCTCAAAATTGAG GCAATTGCTGACACTCCATCATTTGTTTTCCTTTGGGTTGGTGATGGCGTGGGGCTCGAGCAAGGGCGCCAATGTTTGAAGAAG TGGGGATTCCGCAGATGTGAGGATATATGTTGGGTGAAAACAAATAAGACCACTGCAACTCCAGGATTGCGTCATGATTCCCATACTTTATTGCAGCATACAAAG GAGCACTGCCTTTTGGGCATAAAAGGAACTGTTCGTCGTAGTACCGATGGCCATATAATTCATGCAAATATTGACACAGATGTGATTATTGCTGAGGAACCTCCTTATG GATCAAGTGCAAAGCCTGAAGATATGTACCGTATAATTGAGCATTTTGCACTTGGCCGGAGAAGGCTTGAGCTCTTCGGTGAAGATCATAATATTCGATCTGGCTGGCTGACTGTTGGTAATGGATTATCTTCATCGAATTTCAGTGCAGAG gCCTATGTGCGGAATTTTGCCGATAGAGATGGAAAAGTGTGGCAGGGTGGAGGAGGGAGGAATCCACCACCAGATGCCCCACATCTTGTTGTTACAACACCTGAAATAGAGGCTCTTCGTCCCAAGTCACCAATGAAGAATCAGCAGCATCAGTCATCATCTATATCTATGACAACAAACAACACATCCAACAAGAGGGCAACTGGGAACTCACCCCAAAACAATACTAATTCACAAAATCCGATTCAAGAAACCTCTAGCTCTAACAACCCGAATTCAGGTCCTTGGGCTCCGCCAATGGAGATTTTTCCTGGGAGAGAAGATGGACATATGATTTCAGATAATAGGCTTTTCGATATGTATGGTTATAATGCAGCCTTTAGACAGACAAACTCTGAATTCTTGTAG